A region from the Arachis ipaensis cultivar K30076 chromosome B01, Araip1.1, whole genome shotgun sequence genome encodes:
- the LOC107607055 gene encoding uncharacterized protein LOC107607055: protein MAPMEIRTFSDLVNKARVVEEYAKTVALSKETHRGSSSWGRGKYFHPRGQSFKRGGYAPQGQGGFRKNTQDQFQRGKGRGNQSKNSPDLTCVRCGCFHSYDSCKVGLGGCFTCGLSGHIARNCTRGRNPNAGQSQHQGQVFAVNVKDASKANLLMRGICLIGDKTLIALYDTGASHSFISFAKVEELGLKVS, encoded by the coding sequence ATGGCTCCAATGGAGATTCGTACTTTTTCTGACTTGGTGAACAAGGCGAGAGTGGTGGAAGAGTATGCCAAGACGGTAGCTTTGTCTAAGGAAACTCACAGAGGGAGTTCTAGTTGGGGACGTGGCAAGTATTTCCATCCGAGGGGTCAAAGTTTCaagagaggaggatatgcgcCTCAAGGTCAAGGAGGCTTCAGAAAGAACACTCAGGATCAGTTTCAGCGTGGCAAAGGGagaggaaatcagagtaagaATTCTCCGGATTTGACTTGTGTACGTTGTGGGTGTTTTCATTCATATGACTCATGCAAGGTTGGTTTAGGTGGTTGCTTCACCTGTGGATTGTCTGGCCACATTGCGAGGAATTGCACTCGTGGGAGGAACCCGAATGCAGGTCAGAGTCAGCATCAAGGTCAAGTTTTTGCTGTGAACGTGAAGGATGCTTCTAAGGCAAATCTgttgatgagaggtatatgtcTAATTGGTGATAAAACTTTAAttgcattatatgatactggagcATCGCATTCGTTTATTTCGTTTGCTAAAGTTGAGGAACTAGGCTTGAAAGTGTCATAG